The following DNA comes from Allobranchiibius huperziae.
ACACCTGCCCGAGCAGCCGCTCGATGACCTCGGCCAGTCCCAGGTCGCCCTCGGACTGCTTGTCGACCACCCAGCCGCGCTGGCCGCGGATCCGGCCGCCGCGGACGTGGAAGACCTGCACGGCCGCCTCGAGCTCGTCGTCGCTGACACCGAAGACGTCGGCGTCGGTGGCGTCGCCCAGCACGACGGCCGAGCGCTCGAGCGCCTTCTCCAGTGCGCCGAGGTCGTCGCGACGGCGGGCCGCGGTCTCGAAGTCGAGGTCGGCGCTGGCGTCGCGCATCTCCTGGGCCAGGCGCTTCTGGAAGCGCGCGGTGTTACCGGCCATGAAGTCGCAGAAGTCCGCGGCGATCTCGCGGTGCTCGTCCTCGGTGACCCGGCCGACGCACGGTGCCGAGCACTTGTCGATGTAGCCGAGCAGGCAGGGACGGCCGACCTGGCCGGCCCGCTTGAAGACACCGCTGCTGCAGGTGCGCACCGGGAAGACGCGCAGCAGCTGGTCGAGGGTCTCGCGGATCGCCCAGGCGTGCGCGTACGGACCGAAGTAGCGGGTGCCCTTGCGCTTGGCGCCGCGCATCACCTGCGCGCGGGGGTAGGTCTCCCCCATCGTCACGGCGAGGTAGGGATAGGACTTGTCGTCGCGGTACTTGACGTTGAAGCGGGGGTCGTACTCCTTGATCCAGGAGTACTCCAGCTGCAGCGCCTCGACCTCGTTGCGGACGACGGTCCACTCGACGCTCGCGCCGGTGGTGACCATGGTGCGGGTCCGCGGGTGCAGCGCCGCGATGTCCTGGAAGTACGACGACAGTCGGCTGCGCAGCGACTTGGCCTTACCGACGTAGATGACCCGCCCGTCCTTGTCACGGAAGCGGTAGACGCCCGGATCGACCGGAATCTCCCCGGGCTTCGGACGGTAGGACGACGGGTCTGCCACCGGGTCAGCCTACGAACCACCGCCGACAGGGCAGGCATGCGCCTCGGCCGAGCGGTCGTCGTCGCAGGTCACAGGTCGACGGTCAGGCGCCCACCGCGGTCCGGGCCCCGAGGCGGGCAGCGGCGACCTTCTCGACGAGCGGTCCCGCGCTCAGCTGACCTTGAGCGAGGACCCCTCGGCGGTCACGGTCTTGGCGGGCAGGGGCTTGGGAGCCGGGCCACTCGTGACCGATCCGTCCTTGATGCTGAAGTGGCTGCCGTGACACGGGCAGATGATCTCGCCGTCCGCAACGGACCCGACGGTGCACCCCGCGTGGGTGCAGATCGCCGAGAACGCCTTGAACGAGCCGGACGTGGGCTGAGTGACGACCACCTTCGCGTCCCCCAGGATCTTGCCCCCGCCCACCGGGACGTCCGCCTTGGCCACCGTCGTGCCGCCACCGCCGCCCCCTGAGGCCGAGCCGGACCCACCGGAGCCCGAGGAACCACCGCAGGCGGCGAGCCCGAGCCCGGCGATTCCCACGCCGGTGACAGCCGTCGCCCGCACGACGGTGCGCCGGCTCGGGCTGACGGGTGCGTCGTCGATGTCGTTCGTCGATGCGCGGTCGTTGTCGTTCACCATTGAACGATCATCCATCGCGGATCCGGCGAGGTCGACACCCGGGTGCTGTGGTTCGCCTGTGTATCTCCTGCGGTTGTCAGCAGGTAAGTGACGCCGACACCACGGATCCGCTGACAACCGCGGGATCCAGCCACCGGTTGTCAGCGAAAAGGTGACGCCGGCGCCACGGATTTGCTCACAACCGCGGGATCCAGCTACGGCGTCAGCTGGCGGCCTTCGTGCTGGCCTTGCGCGGCGAGCGGGTGCCTGCGCGACGGGTGGAGGGGCGCGCTGCCGCACTCTGCTTCGCCAGCAACGGCTTGAGGAATCGGCCGGTGTGACTGGCCCGCACCTCCGCGATCTCCTCCGGTGTGCCGACGGCGACCACATCTCCGCCACGGTTGCCGCCCTCGGGGCCCATGTCGACGATCCAGTCCGCCGACTTGATCACGTCGAGGTTGTGCTCGATGACGATGACCGTGTTGCCCTTGTCGACCAGGCCCTGCAGCACGTCGAGCAGCTTGCGGATGTCCTCGAAGTGCAGGCCGGTGGTCGGCTCGTCGAGCACGTAGATGGTGCGGCCCGTCGAGCGCTTCTGCAGCTCTGAGGCCAGCTTCACCCGCTGCGCCTCGCCACCGGACAGTGTCGGCGCCGGCTGGCCCAGCCGGACGTAGCCGAGACCGACGTCGACCAGCGTGGTCATGTGCCGGGCGATGGCGGGCACCGACGCGAAGAAGTCCTTGGCCTCCTCGATCGACATGTCGAGCACCTCGGCGATCGACTTGCCCTTGAAGTGCACCTCGAGCGTCTCGCGGTTGTAGCGCGCCCCGTGGCACACCTCGCACGGCACGTAGACGTCGGGCAGGAAGTTCATCTCGATCTTCAGGGTGCCGTCGCCGGTGCACGCCTCGCAGCGACCACCCTTGACGTTGAAGGAGAACCGGCCGGGCAGGTAGCCGCGGACCTTCGCCTGCTGGGTCTGGGCGAAGAGGCGCCGCACGTGATCGAAGACCCCGGTGTAGGTCGCCGCGTTGCTGCGCGGCGTACGCCCGATCGGGCTCTGGTCGACGTGCACGACCTTGTCGAGCTGGTCCAGCCCCTCCACCGTGCGGTGCCGCCCGGGCACGTGGCGCGCGCCGTTCAGCTGGTTGGCCAGCACGTTGTAGAGGATGCCGTTGACCAGCGAGGACTTGCCCGACCCGGACACCCCGGTCACCGCGACCAGGTTGCCCAGCGGGATCGCGACGTCGACGTTCTTCAGGTTGTGCTCGCGCGCACCGCGTACGACGATCTCGCGACCGTCGTGCGGTCGACGTTCGGTGGGCAGCGGGATCTCCCGCCGACCCGACAGGTAGTCGCCGGTGATCGAGTCCTTGTTTGCGAGCAGACCGGCCACCGACCCGGCATGTACGACGTGCCCGCCGTGCTCCCCCGCGCCGGGCCCGATGTCCACGACGTAGTCAGCCGTGGAGATGGTGTCCTCGTCGTGCTCGACGACGATCAGGGTGTTGCCGAGGTCGCGCAGCCGCGTGAGCGTCTCGATCAGGCGGTGGTTGTCGCGCTGGTGCAGCCCGATCGACGGCTCGTCGAGCACGTAGAGCACGCCGACCAGGCCCGACCCGATCTGGGTGGCCAACCGGATGCGCTGTGCCTCGCCGCCGGACAGCGTGGCGGCGGGCCGGTCCAGGGACAGGTAGTCGAGGCCGACGTCGAGCAGGAAGCCCAGCCGCGCGTCGACCTCCTTGATGATGCCCTCGGCGATCTGCCGCTCGCGCGGAGAGAAGTCGACACCGGGCAGGAAGTTCGCGGCATCGGAGATGGGCAACGCGCACACATCGGCGATCGACTGGCCGCCGACGGTGACCGCGAGGGACTCGGGCTTGAGCCGGGCGCCCTTGCAGACCGGGCAGGGCACCTCGCGCATGTAGCCCTCGTAGCGCTCGCGGCTCCAGTCCGAATCGGTCTCGGAGTGGCGACGCTTCACGAACGGGATGACGCCCTCGAAGCCGGTGGAGTAGCTGCGTTCACGGCCGTACCGGTTGCGGTACTTCACGTGCACCTGGTGGTTCTGCCCCTCCAGCAGCGCCGTCCGCGCCCGCTCGGGCAGCGCGTGCCACGGCGTGTCGAGGGAGAACTTCAAGTCCTCCGAGAGCGCGCCGATGACCCGCAGGAAGTAGTCGGCCGAGGTCGAGCCCTGCGCCCAGGGCAGGATCGCGCCCTCGCGGATCGACTTGTCCTCGTCCGGCACGAGCAGCTCGGGATCGACCTCCAGTTCGGTGCCGATGCCGGTGCATGCCGGGCAGGCGCCGAACGGGCTGTTGAAGGAGAACGAGCGCGGCTCGATCTCGTCCATCGACAGGGGGTGCTCGTTGGGGCAGGCCATCCGCTCGGAGAACCGGCGCTCGCGCTGCGGGTCGTCCTCGTCGAGGTCGACCATCTCCACGATGAGGACACCGTCGGCCAGGATCAGCGCGGTCTCGACGGAGTCGGTGAGCCGCTGCTTCGCGGAGGGGTCGCCGCCGCGGGAGACCAGCCGGTCGACGACCACGTCGATGCTGTGCTTCTTCTGCTTGGCCAGCTTGGGCGGCTCGGACAACGAGACCACGACCCCGTCGACCCGGGCGCGCGAGTAGCCCTTGCCCTGCAGGTCGCTGAACAGGTCGACGTACTCGCCCTTGCGGGACCGTACGACGGGCGCCAGCACCTGGAACCGCGTGCGGTCGGGCAGCTCCAAGAGCTGGTCGACGATGGCCTGCGGCGTCTGGCGGCCGACCGGCTCGCCGCAGACCGGGCAGTGCGGGCGACCGGCTCGCGCGAAGAGGAGGCGCAGGTAGTCGTAGACCTCGGTGATCGTGCCGACCGTGGACCGGGGGTTGCGGTTGGTCGACTTCTGGTCGATCGAGACCGCCGGCGACAGGCCCTCGATGAAGTCGACGTCGGGCTTGTCCATCTGGCCGAGGAACTGGCGCGCGTACGCCGAGAGCGACTCGACGTAGCGGCGCTGACCCTCGGCGAAGATGGTGTCGAACGCGAGCGAGGACTTACCCGAGCCGGACAGACCGGTGAAGACCACCAGCGAGTCCCGCGGGATGTCGACCGAGATGTTGCGCAGGTTGTGCTCCCGGGCGCCCTTGACCCGCAGGTGGTCGTGACCGCGCACCGGTGGGGCGGGCGCGGCGCTTTGGGAGCTGGGAGAACTGGGTGACGTGACGGAACGGCTCGGTCGGGGGGTCGCACTGGGCACGTCCCAATGCTAGGGGCCGGGTCCGACAGGCCCGACCTGGATACGCTGTGCGCCGGTCCCGTCCCGAAGGAGAACACGCCCGATGGCTTACGACGGCAGGACGACACCCGGCAGGCCCGCCCTGGTGCGTGAGCTCGAGGGCGTCACGATCCGCAAGCTCGCGGTCTCCTCGATGGACAACAACGTCTACCTGGTGACCGCCACCGGATCCGGCGCGTCCGTGCTCGTGGACGCGGCGAACGACTGGCCGGCGATCGAGGCGATGATCCGGGAGAGCGGCGCCCGGGTGGAGGCGATCGTCACCACCCACCGGCACGGCGACCACACCGGCGCGCTCGCCGATGCGGCGCGCGCCCTCGGTGCCCGCACGTACGCCGGGGCACCGGACGCCGACCACCTGCCGATCGCGGCCGACGTACGCCTCGAGGACGGCGACACGGTGCAGGTCGACGGGCTCTCCCTCGACGTCGCCCTCGTGCGCGGGCACACCCCCGGCTCGGTCGTGCTGACCTACGCCGACCCGCACGGTCATGACCACGTCTTCAGCGGCGACACCCTCTTTCCCGGGGGTGTCGGTGCGACGAAGAACCACGACGACCAGTCCTTCCCGCAGCTCATCGACGACGTCGAGCAGCGCATCTTCGCTCGGCACGACGACGACGCGTGGGTCTACCCCGGTCACGGCGACGACACCACCCTCGGCACCGAGCGCCCCCACCTGCCCGCGTGGCGGGAGCGCGGATGGTGAGTGGGCTGGGCGACTCGCTCCGGCCCGTCACCGCGCCAGGTCGT
Coding sequences within:
- a CDS encoding Rieske (2Fe-2S) protein, encoding MVNDNDRASTNDIDDAPVSPSRRTVVRATAVTGVGIAGLGLAACGGSSGSGGSGSASGGGGGGTTVAKADVPVGGGKILGDAKVVVTQPTSGSFKAFSAICTHAGCTVGSVADGEIICPCHGSHFSIKDGSVTSGPAPKPLPAKTVTAEGSSLKVS
- the uvrA gene encoding excinuclease ABC subunit UvrA, which encodes MRGHDHLRVKGAREHNLRNISVDIPRDSLVVFTGLSGSGKSSLAFDTIFAEGQRRYVESLSAYARQFLGQMDKPDVDFIEGLSPAVSIDQKSTNRNPRSTVGTITEVYDYLRLLFARAGRPHCPVCGEPVGRQTPQAIVDQLLELPDRTRFQVLAPVVRSRKGEYVDLFSDLQGKGYSRARVDGVVVSLSEPPKLAKQKKHSIDVVVDRLVSRGGDPSAKQRLTDSVETALILADGVLIVEMVDLDEDDPQRERRFSERMACPNEHPLSMDEIEPRSFSFNSPFGACPACTGIGTELEVDPELLVPDEDKSIREGAILPWAQGSTSADYFLRVIGALSEDLKFSLDTPWHALPERARTALLEGQNHQVHVKYRNRYGRERSYSTGFEGVIPFVKRRHSETDSDWSRERYEGYMREVPCPVCKGARLKPESLAVTVGGQSIADVCALPISDAANFLPGVDFSPRERQIAEGIIKEVDARLGFLLDVGLDYLSLDRPAATLSGGEAQRIRLATQIGSGLVGVLYVLDEPSIGLHQRDNHRLIETLTRLRDLGNTLIVVEHDEDTISTADYVVDIGPGAGEHGGHVVHAGSVAGLLANKDSITGDYLSGRREIPLPTERRPHDGREIVVRGAREHNLKNVDVAIPLGNLVAVTGVSGSGKSSLVNGILYNVLANQLNGARHVPGRHRTVEGLDQLDKVVHVDQSPIGRTPRSNAATYTGVFDHVRRLFAQTQQAKVRGYLPGRFSFNVKGGRCEACTGDGTLKIEMNFLPDVYVPCEVCHGARYNRETLEVHFKGKSIAEVLDMSIEEAKDFFASVPAIARHMTTLVDVGLGYVRLGQPAPTLSGGEAQRVKLASELQKRSTGRTIYVLDEPTTGLHFEDIRKLLDVLQGLVDKGNTVIVIEHNLDVIKSADWIVDMGPEGGNRGGDVVAVGTPEEIAEVRASHTGRFLKPLLAKQSAAARPSTRRAGTRSPRKASTKAAS
- a CDS encoding MBL fold metallo-hydrolase — protein: MAYDGRTTPGRPALVRELEGVTIRKLAVSSMDNNVYLVTATGSGASVLVDAANDWPAIEAMIRESGARVEAIVTTHRHGDHTGALADAARALGARTYAGAPDADHLPIAADVRLEDGDTVQVDGLSLDVALVRGHTPGSVVLTYADPHGHDHVFSGDTLFPGGVGATKNHDDQSFPQLIDDVEQRIFARHDDDAWVYPGHGDDTTLGTERPHLPAWRERGW